The sequence TTCAATTAATCTATCGAGAAGCTAATAATTAAGCTTACTACGCTCCGGCGAAGAAATCGGTGGATCATCGGAGCAGCGATgacgcagggcggcggcggcgagaaatccTCGTTCCGTTGGCTGGACGCGGCTCGCTACGCGGTGGCCGCCGCGGTGACCGTGCTCATCATGGTCGTCATCGTCAACGCCATCAAGGTGGTTCTTCGCCCCGATTCCCTGCAGCTCTCGGTCCCCGGAGGCGCCATCTCCGCGGGGCGGTtcaagccgccgccggaggagctCCTCGCCGTCGAGCTCAACCTCCGGGCGCACAACCCCAGCGGCCGGGTCCGCATGTACTACCTCGACATCACCGCGTACCTCTTCGACAAGAGCacgccggcgtcggcgtcgttgACGCCGGACTTCGATTCCGTCGTCTACTTCAACCCCAAAGACATAGCCGTGCTCCAGCAGGAGACGGTGGACTCCTTTCTGGCCCTGAAACTGAAGAAGGCAAGTCTGGGGCCACCCTACTTCGACGTGCTGTACAATGGCAGCCGCGTCAGCGACATGACGCTGCGGCTGGACGGCAACCTCGTCACCGAGGTCACGTCCGAGCTCAACAAGAGTCGCCAGGCATCCTACTACTGCGAGCAGCTCCTCGTCGGCGGCAACTCGGACGACGAGGCTATCAAGTACAGGCAGGACGTGATTTGCAAGCAGGGAAGGGGATTAAATTAGGCCAGGGAT comes from Panicum virgatum strain AP13 chromosome 4K, P.virgatum_v5, whole genome shotgun sequence and encodes:
- the LOC120702424 gene encoding uncharacterized protein LOC120702424, with translation MTQGGGGEKSSFRWLDAARYAVAAAVTVLIMVVIVNAIKVVLRPDSLQLSVPGGAISAGRFKPPPEELLAVELNLRAHNPSGRVRMYYLDITAYLFDKSTPASASLTPDFDSVVYFNPKDIAVLQQETVDSFLALKLKKASLGPPYFDVLYNGSRVSDMTLRLDGNLVTEVTSELNKSRQASYYCEQLLVGGNSDDEAIKYRQDVICKQGRGLN